Proteins from a genomic interval of Verrucomicrobiales bacterium:
- the ileS gene encoding isoleucine--tRNA ligase yields the protein MDYKNTVNLPRTDFPMKADLVSREPQRLAKWTEMRLYERIQAARVDAPKFVLHDGPPFANGDVHVGTALNKILKDIIVKYKTVRGFSAPYIPGWDCHGLPIEFKVSQEMRKAGNTEADPASIRRACDTYARKYIDLQRTQFKRLGVLGDWENPYLTLNREYEADELRLFADVVEKGFVYRGKKPVYWSIPCHTALAEAEVEYNDHVSQSIYVKFPVVGQPGTFILIWTTTPWTLPANLAVAFNSQFHYSLVMANDETYLVSNALLSQVSAKAGWDAYQIIRTVYGDELATLEYQHPFCNRTGKLLAGDDFVENTTGTGFVHIAPGHGLEDYSLGIRHGLPVYSPVDDTGCLARTSDLPVEQQMPDSLVGKSVLEKGGKSSDANEAVLAILRESNRLLVHEPYTHQYPHCWRSKTPVVFRAMDQWFIRIDHATADGSTFRKQALAEIDRVQWVPDWGINRIRGAVEGRPDWCISRQRSWGVPIPAFYDAQGNAILDARVVRRAADLVQKEGSHVWFEKTPSELWALCRPSDWTGAEGVSKSADTLDVWIDSGSSSRAVIAQRGELHGKRADGSTLPAFQADLYLEGSDQHRGWFQSSLLLSLAGNGAAPFRTVLTHGFMVDADREKISKSKQGQGGYEKPQTAERYVKDFGADVLRLWVASQDFRNDIVVSEERIKKVGETYRLIRNALRYQLSNLYDFDPAKHTVPDAQLTGLDRWILGEFAALEADVLKAYESFEFHVVYQRIAQFTAVELSSVYHDVVKDRLYTDAANSPRRRSTQTALARLVTGLCHVLSPILAFTADEAWEFIPGREQATVHESIWNPKPFAFGEVERALWQKLFSIRDLTMPVLEQARQAKTIGKALDARMEATVPSDWIEPLTPVISQLQELLNVSQLTLKPGPASRPDAPAGSEVTAQVVKADGAKCERCWHWETHVGQSVEHPTLCNRCVEAVKG from the coding sequence GCTCCTTATATCCCAGGTTGGGACTGCCATGGCTTGCCCATCGAGTTCAAGGTCAGCCAGGAGATGCGCAAGGCCGGGAACACCGAGGCGGACCCCGCCTCGATCCGTCGCGCCTGCGACACCTATGCGCGGAAATACATCGATCTACAGCGCACTCAGTTTAAACGGCTTGGCGTCCTGGGCGATTGGGAGAACCCGTATCTCACGCTCAACCGGGAGTATGAGGCGGATGAACTTCGACTCTTCGCTGATGTGGTGGAGAAGGGCTTTGTCTATCGCGGCAAGAAACCCGTGTATTGGAGCATCCCCTGTCACACTGCCTTGGCGGAAGCCGAGGTTGAATACAACGACCATGTCAGCCAGAGCATCTACGTGAAGTTCCCCGTGGTAGGGCAGCCGGGCACGTTCATCCTGATCTGGACCACCACGCCTTGGACCCTGCCGGCCAACTTGGCGGTCGCGTTCAATTCCCAGTTCCATTACTCCCTGGTGATGGCCAACGATGAGACCTACCTGGTCTCCAACGCGCTGCTGTCTCAAGTTTCAGCCAAGGCGGGTTGGGATGCCTATCAGATCATCCGCACGGTCTACGGCGACGAGTTGGCCACGCTCGAGTATCAGCACCCGTTCTGCAACCGGACCGGCAAACTGCTGGCGGGCGATGACTTTGTGGAGAACACCACCGGCACGGGCTTTGTGCATATCGCGCCCGGACACGGATTGGAGGATTACAGCCTCGGCATCCGCCACGGCCTGCCTGTCTATTCGCCGGTGGACGATACAGGATGCCTGGCTCGCACCTCGGATCTCCCGGTGGAGCAGCAGATGCCCGATTCGCTGGTTGGAAAGTCCGTCCTGGAGAAGGGTGGCAAGTCGAGCGATGCGAACGAAGCGGTGCTGGCGATCTTGCGAGAGAGCAACCGGCTGCTCGTTCACGAGCCCTACACGCATCAGTACCCGCACTGTTGGCGCAGCAAGACCCCGGTGGTCTTTCGTGCGATGGACCAATGGTTCATCCGCATCGATCACGCCACGGCCGATGGATCGACGTTCCGCAAACAGGCGCTGGCCGAAATTGATCGAGTTCAATGGGTGCCCGATTGGGGTATCAATCGGATTCGCGGTGCGGTGGAAGGTCGACCGGATTGGTGTATCTCGCGGCAACGCTCTTGGGGAGTGCCGATCCCGGCGTTTTATGACGCTCAGGGTAATGCGATCCTGGACGCCCGCGTGGTGCGACGTGCTGCCGATTTGGTGCAGAAGGAAGGCAGTCATGTCTGGTTCGAAAAGACACCGTCGGAGCTGTGGGCCTTATGCCGTCCCTCGGATTGGACGGGCGCGGAAGGCGTCAGCAAGTCCGCGGATACCTTGGATGTGTGGATCGACTCCGGGTCCAGTTCCCGGGCGGTGATCGCTCAGCGCGGGGAGTTGCATGGCAAACGAGCCGATGGAAGCACCTTGCCTGCGTTCCAAGCCGACCTGTACCTCGAAGGCTCCGATCAGCATCGCGGCTGGTTTCAGTCCTCCTTGCTGCTTTCCTTGGCCGGTAACGGCGCGGCACCGTTCCGCACGGTGCTCACCCACGGGTTCATGGTGGACGCCGATCGCGAGAAAATCTCCAAGAGCAAGCAGGGACAGGGAGGCTATGAGAAGCCGCAGACCGCGGAACGTTACGTCAAGGACTTCGGGGCTGATGTGTTGCGCCTGTGGGTCGCGAGCCAGGATTTTCGCAATGACATCGTGGTGAGCGAGGAGCGGATCAAGAAAGTAGGTGAGACCTACCGTCTCATCCGCAATGCGCTGCGCTATCAGTTGTCGAATCTCTATGATTTCGATCCGGCCAAGCATACGGTTCCCGATGCTCAGTTGACCGGTTTGGATCGCTGGATCTTAGGCGAGTTTGCGGCGTTGGAAGCGGATGTGTTGAAGGCCTATGAAAGCTTCGAGTTTCATGTGGTTTATCAGCGGATCGCGCAGTTTACCGCCGTCGAACTGAGCTCGGTCTATCACGATGTGGTGAAGGACCGGCTGTATACGGACGCGGCCAACTCACCGCGCCGCCGATCCACGCAAACGGCCTTGGCCCGATTGGTCACCGGGCTTTGTCATGTCCTGTCGCCGATCTTGGCGTTCACGGCCGACGAAGCTTGGGAGTTCATCCCGGGACGCGAGCAGGCTACCGTTCACGAATCGATTTGGAATCCGAAGCCCTTTGCGTTCGGCGAGGTGGAACGAGCGTTGTGGCAGAAGCTCTTTTCGATCCGCGATTTGACCATGCCCGTGTTGGAACAAGCGCGGCAGGCCAAGACCATTGGCAAGGCCTTGGATGCGCGGATGGAAGCTACCGTGCCGTCGGATTGGATCGAACCGCTCACCCCGGTGATTTCACAGCTGCAGGAACTGCTGAATGTTTCACAGCTGACGTTGAAGCCGGGGCCGGCTTCGCGTCCGGATGCTCCTGCCGGGTCGGAAGTGACCGCTCAGGTGGTGAAGGCGGACGGCGCCAAGTGTGAGCGTTGTTGGCATTGGGAGACGCATGTTGGTCAGAGCGTTGAGCATCCGACCCTCTGCAATCGGTGTGTCGAAGCGGTGAAGGGGTGA
- a CDS encoding DUF1501 domain-containing protein has translation MLRIHGSPTRFCDGISRRNFLRIGALGLGGIGLPQLLRAEAQSGIKLSHKAVIMIFLPGGPSHQDMFDLKVDAPSEVRGEFRPISTKVPGIQICEHLPRLAGMMDKLAIIRSIVGASGDHDAFQCLTGRAFQNQPPGGWPSVGSVLSKVEGPVNRLVPPFIGLAPKMGEMRWARTGDPGFLGVGHAPFQPNKGGGKDDMVLNGITLDRLGDRKSLLKSFDTFRRDLDASGMMEGLDAFNEQAFGILTSSQLLTALDLDKEDPKVRARYGKGDPRNRDDGGPKLMEHMLTARRLVEAGARCVTLAFSRWDHHGDNFGALRQDLPLLDQGVSALVEDLHARGLDKDVSVIVWGEFGRTPYINKDAGRDHWPRVNSALLACGGMRMGQVIGATDRLGGEATDRPVQYGEVFATLYNNLGLDVNKVVLQDLSGRPQYLVDGSAQAMPELIG, from the coding sequence ATGCTGAGAATCCATGGCAGTCCGACTCGTTTTTGCGACGGCATCTCGCGGCGCAACTTTTTGAGAATTGGTGCGCTCGGGCTCGGAGGCATTGGGTTGCCCCAGCTATTAAGGGCTGAAGCGCAGTCAGGGATCAAACTATCCCACAAAGCAGTCATCATGATTTTCCTGCCGGGTGGGCCATCCCACCAGGACATGTTTGATCTCAAAGTGGATGCTCCATCCGAAGTCCGAGGCGAGTTTCGGCCGATTTCGACCAAGGTGCCCGGGATTCAGATCTGCGAGCACCTCCCCCGACTGGCCGGGATGATGGATAAGCTGGCGATTATCCGTTCCATCGTAGGCGCTTCCGGAGACCACGACGCCTTCCAGTGTCTGACGGGAAGAGCGTTTCAAAACCAACCTCCCGGAGGCTGGCCATCTGTCGGGTCCGTGCTGTCCAAGGTGGAGGGCCCCGTCAACCGTCTGGTCCCCCCGTTCATCGGTTTGGCCCCCAAGATGGGCGAGATGCGATGGGCGCGAACCGGAGATCCCGGATTTCTCGGTGTTGGTCATGCCCCTTTCCAGCCCAATAAAGGGGGCGGCAAAGACGACATGGTCCTGAACGGCATCACTTTAGACCGTCTAGGCGATCGCAAATCGTTGCTCAAGAGCTTCGATACCTTCCGACGCGACCTGGACGCGAGCGGCATGATGGAAGGCCTTGATGCCTTCAACGAGCAGGCATTCGGCATCTTGACCTCCAGCCAACTGCTGACCGCTCTCGACCTAGACAAAGAAGACCCCAAGGTGCGGGCCCGCTACGGCAAGGGGGATCCCCGCAATCGCGATGATGGCGGACCCAAACTCATGGAGCATATGCTGACGGCCCGTCGATTGGTCGAAGCGGGTGCCCGTTGCGTCACCCTAGCCTTCAGCCGATGGGACCATCACGGCGACAATTTCGGAGCACTTCGTCAAGATCTGCCGCTCCTGGATCAAGGGGTCAGCGCCCTGGTCGAGGACCTGCATGCCCGTGGGCTCGACAAGGACGTGTCGGTCATCGTTTGGGGAGAGTTCGGTCGAACGCCTTACATCAACAAGGACGCAGGGCGTGACCATTGGCCGCGGGTCAACTCGGCCTTGCTCGCCTGCGGCGGCATGCGCATGGGACAGGTGATCGGTGCTACCGACCGTCTGGGAGGTGAAGCAACTGATCGACCGGTTCAGTATGGGGAGGTCTTCGCCACTCTCTATAACAACCTTGGTTTGGATGTGAACAAGGTGGTCCTGCAGGACCTCAGCGGTCGGCCTCAGTACCTCGTGGACGGTAGCGCCCAAGCGATGCCCGAGTTGATTGGGTAA
- a CDS encoding class I SAM-dependent methyltransferase — translation MPTIQSSTSCSIPCNLCGSVEVETVRSQDRHGQPLRSVICCDCGLVWTDPRPSADRVRHFYEREYRSSYKGTYQPQPKHAFRAGKVAVDRFAQIRGLLSPGMKVLDVGAGSGEVVYVVRAMGYDATGFEPNEGYALYAAQVLKVPVWQAFYQDAKVAPESQDFVTLFHALEHLEDPYDAIVRFRTWLRSGGLLFIEVPNSEATCQQPHSQFHLGHLYHFNLPALEALGCRAGFEVIKRATSEDGGNISVVLRKTDTGAPSNPRIPGNFRRVSSILRRHTAFRHALSRHPYVRPFRKLAARIEERREANGSRSGRELLDKLIYQHLGSR, via the coding sequence ATGCCCACCATCCAATCGAGTACGAGTTGCTCCATTCCCTGTAACCTCTGCGGGTCGGTGGAGGTAGAGACTGTCAGGTCCCAAGATCGACACGGTCAACCCTTGCGCTCGGTGATCTGCTGCGATTGTGGGTTGGTTTGGACAGATCCGCGTCCCAGCGCGGATCGCGTGCGCCACTTTTACGAGCGCGAGTATCGCAGCAGCTACAAAGGCACCTATCAACCCCAGCCGAAGCATGCCTTTCGTGCGGGGAAAGTGGCGGTCGACCGGTTCGCCCAGATTCGTGGACTGTTGTCGCCCGGGATGAAGGTATTGGACGTAGGAGCTGGGAGCGGTGAGGTGGTGTATGTGGTGCGGGCCATGGGGTATGATGCCACTGGATTTGAACCGAACGAGGGCTATGCGCTGTATGCCGCCCAGGTACTCAAGGTCCCGGTTTGGCAGGCGTTCTACCAGGACGCGAAGGTAGCCCCTGAGTCCCAGGACTTCGTCACCCTCTTCCATGCGTTGGAGCATTTGGAAGATCCCTACGACGCCATCGTACGGTTCCGCACTTGGCTCCGATCGGGAGGGCTGCTGTTCATTGAAGTGCCTAACTCGGAAGCGACCTGTCAGCAACCCCATTCGCAGTTTCATCTGGGGCACCTCTATCATTTCAACTTGCCGGCCTTGGAGGCTCTGGGTTGTCGAGCCGGCTTTGAAGTGATCAAGCGCGCCACCTCCGAAGACGGAGGCAATATCTCGGTAGTCCTCAGAAAGACGGACACTGGAGCGCCTTCAAACCCGCGGATCCCGGGCAATTTCCGTCGCGTGAGTTCCATTCTGCGACGGCACACCGCCTTCCGTCACGCCCTGTCACGGCACCCTTATGTGCGGCCGTTTCGGAAGTTGGCCGCCCGGATTGAGGAGCGGCGCGAGGCGAACGGTTCACGGTCAGGCCGGGAATTGCTGGACAAGCTGATTTACCAGCACCTGGGATCCCGCTGA
- a CDS encoding beta-N-acetylglucosaminidase domain-containing protein, which produces MSSGFWGVVEGFYGRPWTMDQRAELCRWMARSGLNSYLYAPKDDPKHRLYWSRCYTDGECEELAGLIRRCRRTGIRFIYGLAPGYRAEFSPRQMERMLRTKVAQLLSLGCQDFALLFDDIPPEGSAEHLRQYGSWAGAHITWTHQVLAQLQRQSNPGGLLFCPTPYCGSFAGEISTNAYLQEIGDRLDPEIPVFWTGQDIVAQRITVAEVRHLRAVLRRPPILWDNLFANDYDMRRLYLGPYQDREPGIRQEVSGILVNPNCEFRANFVPLHTFASFATQGRGWTASKAYRAALQDWRPSFRDLQGTLPSLDELRLLTDSLHLPYEVGDEAIGFLADARQLLASGGKASRAVEERFRQRSDALTRWHTRITDLADRELSYTLYRHVWELKEEVDLLQRYLAWQKLPPRGRNPFRSIFHQPGTYRGGFAAELQRLLALNVEGDFEPAGC; this is translated from the coding sequence ATGAGTTCAGGTTTTTGGGGGGTCGTGGAGGGGTTTTACGGTCGGCCCTGGACGATGGATCAGCGGGCGGAACTCTGTCGATGGATGGCGCGTTCCGGGTTGAACAGCTACCTCTATGCACCCAAGGACGATCCGAAACATCGTCTCTATTGGTCCCGATGCTACACGGATGGAGAGTGTGAGGAGCTGGCCGGTTTGATCCGGCGATGCCGCCGCACGGGAATCCGCTTTATCTACGGACTCGCCCCGGGGTATCGCGCGGAGTTCAGCCCCCGCCAGATGGAACGAATGCTCCGGACCAAGGTCGCGCAGTTGCTATCCCTGGGCTGCCAAGACTTTGCCCTCCTGTTTGACGACATTCCTCCTGAGGGTTCTGCCGAACACCTTCGACAATATGGTTCCTGGGCGGGAGCCCACATCACCTGGACGCATCAGGTTCTGGCTCAGCTGCAACGCCAATCCAACCCGGGGGGACTCCTGTTCTGTCCCACCCCGTATTGTGGAAGTTTTGCCGGCGAGATTTCGACGAATGCCTATCTGCAGGAGATCGGGGATCGTTTGGATCCTGAGATTCCGGTGTTCTGGACCGGCCAGGACATTGTAGCGCAACGGATCACCGTGGCGGAGGTGCGCCACCTGCGTGCCGTGTTGCGGCGTCCGCCGATTCTTTGGGATAACCTGTTTGCGAACGACTATGATATGCGTCGCTTGTATCTCGGCCCTTATCAAGATCGAGAGCCGGGGATTCGCCAGGAAGTCAGCGGCATTCTGGTGAATCCGAACTGCGAGTTCCGGGCCAACTTTGTCCCGTTGCACACCTTCGCGAGCTTTGCCACGCAGGGGCGAGGGTGGACCGCTTCGAAGGCTTACCGGGCCGCTTTGCAGGACTGGCGTCCTTCGTTCCGCGATCTTCAGGGGACACTGCCTTCTCTGGATGAGCTGCGCCTTCTGACGGATTCACTCCACTTGCCTTATGAGGTGGGTGACGAAGCGATTGGGTTCCTGGCCGATGCTCGGCAACTGCTGGCCTCGGGCGGGAAGGCATCCCGTGCTGTCGAAGAACGATTCCGTCAGCGATCGGACGCGCTGACGCGTTGGCACACGAGGATCACCGACTTGGCCGACCGGGAATTGAGCTACACCCTGTATCGTCATGTGTGGGAGCTAAAAGAAGAGGTGGACTTGTTGCAGCGATACCTGGCTTGGCAAAAGCTTCCCCCTCGGGGACGAAACCCGTTTCGTTCGATATTCCATCAGCCGGGGACCTACAGGGGAGGATTCGCGGCCGAACTCCAGCGATTGCTGGCCTTGAACGTCGAAGGCGACTTTGAGCCGGCGGGATGCTGA
- a CDS encoding GNAT family N-acetyltransferase — MSNTRLQTSDPRIRLCRSEDQAGVYEVCLKTGDAGKDATHLHEDPRALGSIYVGPYLQLEPQFSLLLEDAEGIAGYCLGALDTPRFFQRFVQEWLPPLQRQHPEPLGRPEEWTPSQRLHWEYYHPDLFHPEPIAKYPSHLHIDLLPRVQGQGWGHRMVAELLGRLRAAGSAGVHLGMWVRNERAYRFYRKFGFEELIRVGEGDRASVYLGIHWVA; from the coding sequence ATGTCTAACACTCGATTGCAGACCTCTGACCCTCGGATCCGGCTCTGTCGGTCGGAGGATCAGGCTGGTGTTTACGAAGTCTGTTTGAAAACCGGCGATGCCGGAAAGGATGCGACCCACCTGCACGAGGACCCGCGGGCTCTGGGAAGTATCTACGTTGGACCCTACCTCCAGTTGGAACCGCAGTTTTCCCTGCTACTGGAGGATGCTGAGGGGATTGCCGGATACTGCCTGGGGGCTTTGGACACACCCCGCTTTTTTCAGAGATTCGTGCAGGAGTGGCTGCCTCCACTTCAGCGGCAGCATCCAGAGCCGCTCGGACGTCCGGAAGAGTGGACGCCTTCTCAGCGTCTTCATTGGGAGTATTATCATCCCGACCTTTTCCATCCGGAGCCAATTGCGAAATATCCGTCGCACCTTCACATCGACTTGTTGCCTCGAGTGCAGGGTCAGGGATGGGGACATCGGATGGTGGCTGAGCTGCTGGGCCGTTTGCGGGCGGCCGGTTCGGCAGGGGTTCACTTGGGGATGTGGGTTCGGAACGAGCGCGCCTATCGGTTTTATCGGAAGTTTGGATTTGAAGAGCTGATTCGCGTGGGAGAAGGAGATCGGGCCAGCGTCTATCTGGGCATCCATTGGGTGGCATGA
- a CDS encoding aminopeptidase: protein MKSRLLFLWLSMLVALSGTGCSTSSYYLQAVRGHLEIVSRQRPMAQVMADPRTSAAVSNKLRLVLELREFAAQELGLPVDGHYRRYADLGRRFVVWNVHAAPEFSLEAKAWWYPLVGRLKYRGFFSESSAHQLAQRLSEQGQEVYVGGVEAYSTLGWFRDPVLNTFLHHPPEHLAELLFHELAHQKLFVSGDTDFNEAFATTVGQEAARRWLASTGRAEALRRYGAEQEREAEFVTLVQNARRKLAELYRLHPVRFKYDPDPELVEALRRRKATVIAELRAEHALRVQSWGGASPYSAWFGGPLNHAQLNTVATYFDLVPGFQKLLSQCEGDLPRFYEEVRKLGQLPKVERRRRLLETAGTGSERKGN from the coding sequence ATGAAGTCCCGGCTGCTGTTTTTGTGGTTGAGCATGTTGGTGGCATTGTCCGGCACCGGTTGCTCTACCAGTTCCTACTATCTGCAGGCGGTGCGCGGCCATTTAGAGATCGTCAGCCGCCAGCGTCCCATGGCGCAGGTAATGGCGGATCCGCGGACGTCCGCGGCGGTTTCCAACAAACTGCGGCTGGTCTTGGAGCTGCGCGAGTTCGCGGCCCAGGAACTGGGGCTTCCGGTGGATGGGCACTATCGGCGGTATGCGGATTTGGGACGCCGCTTTGTTGTTTGGAATGTCCACGCGGCGCCCGAATTTTCGCTGGAGGCCAAGGCCTGGTGGTATCCCCTGGTGGGACGGTTGAAGTATCGCGGGTTTTTTTCGGAGTCTTCGGCGCACCAGCTGGCTCAACGTCTTTCCGAGCAGGGGCAGGAGGTTTATGTGGGCGGGGTGGAAGCTTACTCCACCCTCGGATGGTTTCGTGATCCCGTGCTGAACACGTTCCTGCACCATCCGCCCGAGCATCTCGCCGAACTGCTTTTTCACGAGCTCGCCCATCAGAAGCTCTTCGTGAGCGGCGACACGGATTTCAACGAGGCCTTCGCCACCACCGTTGGCCAGGAAGCCGCCAGGCGATGGCTGGCTTCGACCGGCCGGGCCGAGGCGCTTCGACGCTACGGAGCTGAGCAGGAGCGCGAGGCGGAGTTCGTCACGCTGGTTCAGAATGCCCGGAGGAAGCTGGCCGAGCTTTACCGGCTGCATCCCGTTCGCTTCAAGTACGATCCCGATCCCGAATTGGTCGAGGCCCTTCGACGCCGTAAAGCCACCGTGATCGCGGAGCTTCGAGCGGAGCATGCGCTCCGAGTTCAATCATGGGGGGGCGCGTCACCCTACTCGGCCTGGTTCGGCGGGCCGCTAAACCATGCTCAGCTCAACACCGTGGCCACCTACTTCGACTTGGTGCCGGGATTCCAAAAGCTGCTGTCGCAATGCGAGGGTGATTTACCACGATTCTACGAAGAGGTGAGAAAGCTGGGCCAACTCCCAAAGGTCGAGCGGCGACGAAGGCTGCTGGAAACCGCGGGAACTGGGTCAGAACGGAAAGGGAATTAA
- a CDS encoding glycosyltransferase family 4 protein → MAVKILWLSDCPLLATGFGRVTRELTIRLAKHPDLEIVCLGVGFDGWPYDQALYPIKVYPSLASTYGEDHFERVVNEFRPDVVITLGEMWMFQWMSTHPVRGQFRWIAYVPIDGAPLYEPWVPLIQGIDEVVTMSDFGRSVIQAGVPSKRIHRIYHGVDTETFRPLPDRERLRDHDRCRGKFVVGCVARNQPRKNIPALVKAFAQLNELHSDTYLYLHMSPCDIGYDLVTLLRRYRLQDRADVSTPELSLSCALNDSDLNRLYNFFDVTVLASNGEGFGLPIIESMAAGVPVVATDYSACSELVRGRGELARILGTQTLGNNLIEHAIVDVDDLARCIERLYLNPTLLETYGKAGREYACNLAWEKLIPQWLEVISLATGFNLSLSHGPESRPG, encoded by the coding sequence GTGGCCGTTAAGATTCTATGGTTGAGCGATTGTCCACTACTGGCGACCGGCTTTGGCCGCGTCACCCGTGAGCTAACGATCAGGCTAGCGAAGCATCCCGATCTGGAAATCGTTTGCCTCGGTGTAGGCTTCGACGGTTGGCCCTATGACCAAGCCCTCTATCCGATCAAGGTCTATCCGTCTCTAGCATCCACCTACGGGGAAGATCACTTTGAGCGGGTGGTGAACGAGTTTCGCCCCGATGTTGTCATTACGCTTGGGGAAATGTGGATGTTCCAGTGGATGTCGACTCATCCTGTGCGCGGTCAATTTAGGTGGATCGCCTATGTGCCTATTGATGGAGCCCCGCTTTACGAGCCCTGGGTACCTCTCATTCAGGGGATCGACGAAGTGGTAACGATGTCCGACTTCGGTCGGTCGGTAATCCAAGCTGGTGTGCCTTCCAAGCGTATCCATCGGATTTATCATGGCGTGGACACCGAGACGTTCCGCCCTTTGCCCGATAGGGAGCGGCTTCGAGATCACGATCGTTGTCGTGGCAAGTTTGTTGTGGGATGCGTCGCCCGGAATCAGCCCCGGAAAAACATTCCTGCTTTGGTCAAAGCCTTCGCCCAGCTCAACGAGCTTCATTCTGATACCTACCTCTATCTGCATATGAGCCCGTGCGACATCGGGTACGACTTAGTTACTCTTTTGAGGCGTTACCGACTCCAAGACCGAGCTGATGTGTCCACCCCAGAGTTGTCGCTAAGCTGTGCATTGAATGATTCTGACCTCAATCGCTTGTATAATTTTTTTGATGTCACCGTGCTGGCGAGCAACGGGGAAGGTTTTGGGCTGCCTATCATTGAAAGCATGGCCGCTGGAGTGCCTGTTGTCGCCACGGACTACAGCGCTTGTTCTGAATTGGTTCGAGGTCGTGGGGAACTCGCGCGGATCCTCGGCACGCAGACCTTGGGGAACAATTTAATCGAGCATGCCATTGTGGATGTGGATGACTTGGCCCGATGTATTGAAAGACTTTATTTGAATCCCACGCTGCTCGAAACCTACGGAAAAGCTGGACGTGAATATGCGTGCAACTTGGCTTGGGAGAAGCTGATCCCACAGTGGCTCGAAGTGATCAGTTTAGCGACTGGTTTTAACCTGTCGCTGTCGCATGGACCGGAATCTCGACCAGGCTAA
- a CDS encoding glycosyltransferase family 4 protein, which translates to MIHYAGKPGFGFGWGMANRYLIQELSQLAEVVPLDDTHPLWTCQDLPGDLFVPLQDHDFNPSAPCRGRRNFAYTFFELELTDAAKDNAKRYDLVFAGSSWCLARMREKGIHNAALLIQGIDPALHLPGTSTRTDEEFLIFSGGKFEFRKGQDLVIIAFRELQDRYPNMTLVASWFNFWPDSLQSMAMSPYLRWEWSGSDYEDQMNHLLEINGIRPGRVKVLPLLAPEKLVEVYRATDLGVFPNRCEGGTNLVMMEYMACGKPVIASYTSGHRDIVTENNAYPLVDLESLEISDSDDKLVARWEEPRVQDIVAMIEHAYHNRHAATIRGARAAADLKRLTWRHTADFLFSKMSLVPPEHPLLLFV; encoded by the coding sequence ATGATCCACTATGCTGGTAAACCGGGGTTTGGGTTCGGTTGGGGAATGGCCAACCGTTACCTGATTCAGGAACTGTCTCAGCTGGCCGAAGTCGTACCCTTGGATGACACGCATCCGCTCTGGACTTGCCAAGACCTACCGGGTGACCTTTTTGTTCCGCTTCAGGACCACGATTTCAATCCTTCTGCGCCCTGCCGAGGAAGGCGGAACTTTGCTTACACATTCTTCGAGCTGGAGCTGACTGATGCGGCGAAAGACAATGCCAAGCGTTATGATCTCGTTTTCGCTGGATCGTCCTGGTGTCTCGCGCGCATGCGGGAGAAGGGAATTCACAACGCCGCCCTGTTGATTCAAGGGATCGATCCTGCGCTCCATTTGCCTGGGACCTCAACCCGCACGGACGAAGAGTTTCTCATCTTTTCCGGAGGAAAGTTTGAATTCCGCAAGGGACAGGATCTCGTTATCATTGCCTTTCGGGAGTTGCAGGACCGCTACCCGAACATGACACTGGTAGCATCGTGGTTCAATTTTTGGCCCGACTCACTCCAGAGCATGGCGATGTCGCCCTATCTTCGTTGGGAATGGAGCGGATCGGACTATGAAGACCAGATGAATCACTTGCTTGAGATCAACGGCATAAGGCCTGGGCGAGTCAAAGTCTTACCCCTGTTGGCCCCCGAGAAATTGGTGGAGGTCTATCGAGCTACGGATTTAGGAGTCTTTCCCAACCGTTGCGAGGGGGGGACAAATCTGGTGATGATGGAGTACATGGCATGCGGAAAGCCGGTCATTGCTTCGTACACCAGCGGACATCGCGACATCGTAACCGAGAACAATGCCTATCCTCTGGTGGACCTTGAATCGCTCGAGATCTCCGATTCGGACGATAAGTTAGTGGCCCGGTGGGAGGAGCCTAGGGTTCAAGACATCGTTGCCATGATCGAGCACGCATATCACAATCGACACGCAGCAACAATCCGTGGCGCACGCGCCGCGGCGGACCTTAAGCGGCTCACCTGGAGGCACACAGCGGATTTCCTCTTTTCTAAGATGAGCCTTGTCCCGCCGGAGCATCCCCTTCTTCTTTTCGTCTAA